Proteins found in one Hirundo rustica isolate bHirRus1 unplaced genomic scaffold, bHirRus1.pri.v3 unplaced_BUSCO_339203at7742, whole genome shotgun sequence genomic segment:
- the TSFM gene encoding elongation factor Ts, mitochondrial translates to MQRAALGALGGAARASPGRWFSAAPPALRELRELRARTGQPVMRCREALERAGGDLRQAEAWLEAESRRRGWARAAAPGAQRPREGLVGVLSEGSAAVMVEVNCETDFVARTPDFQQLVEMAARGVLGHCQGASGTKHLLREDELAQLRAGDGGELLSDHLALAMGRLGERLALRRAGWLRAPGGFVATYAHGWVPPGPPVAMGTYGALVACGGPGPGPPPAELQELGRRVAQHVVGMAPTALGTPEDELGGDTETRLLAQGSLLEPGVPLGRYLRDRGGLQVWDFLRFQCGEEPPQESPPEPSAPPA, encoded by the exons ATGCAGCGGGCGGCGCTGGGCGCGCTCGGGGGGGCGGCGCGG GCCTCCCCGGGCCGCTGGTtcagcgcggccccgccggcgctccgggagctgcgggagctgcgGGCGCGGACGGGACAGCCGGTGATGCGCTGCCGAGAGGCGCTGGAGCGGGCGGGGGGCGACCTGCGGCAG GCCGAGGCCTGGCTCGAGGCCGAGTCGCGCCGCCGGGGCTGGGCCCGAGCCGCGGCCCCCGGGGCTCAGCGCCCACGGGAGGGGCTCGTGGGGGTCCTGAGCGAGGGCTCGGCCGCCGTCATGGTGGAG GTGAACTGTGAGACGGATTTCGTGGCGCGGACCCCCGACTTCCAGCAGCTTGTGGAGATGGCGGCCAGAGGGgtcctggggcactgccagggggcCTCGGGCACGAAG CACCTGCTGCGAGAGGATGAACTGGCCCAGCTGCGTGCGGGGGATGGGGGAGAACTGCTGAGTGACCACCTGGCGCTGGCCATGG GCCGCCTGGGCGAGCGCCTGGCCCTGCGCCGGGCCGGGTGGCTGCGGGCCCCCGGGGGCTTCGTGGCCACCTACGCTCACGGCTGGGTGCCCCCCGGGCCCCCCGTGGCCATGGGCACCTACGGGGCGCTGGTGGCCTGCggggggccgggcccggggcccCCCCCGGCCGAGCTGCAGGAGTTGGGGCGCAGGGTGGCCCAGCACGTGGTGGGAATGGCGCCCACGGCCCTGGGGACCCCCGAGGacgagctgggaggggacacggagacgcggctgctggcacaggggtCGCTCCTGGAGCCGGGGGTGCCCCTGGGCCGGTACCTGAGGGACAGGGGCGGGCTCCAGGTTTGGGATTTCCTGCGCTTCCAGTGCGGGGAGGAGCCCCCCCAGGAGAGCCCCCCGGAGCCctctgcacccccagcctga
- the LOC120748274 gene encoding EEF1A lysine methyltransferase 3-like has product MLGAEVTLTDRPPALPQLRDNARRNFPGGAGAPRVRALRWGRDQRRFPPKFHLILGSDIVYDPRAFSPLLGTLRHIVVPPAQALLSARLRGGDAGASRFLPPDVAPVFSGAAAAARTGGGHRDLRGDPPAGAGRGGAARPGVSDGGAGGD; this is encoded by the exons ATGCTGG GGGCGGAGGTGACGCTCACGGACCggcccccggcgctgccgcagCTGCGGGACAACGCCCGGCGGAACTtcccggggggcgcgggggcaCCGCGGGTGCGGGCGCTGCGCTGGGGCCGCGACCAGCGCCGCTTCCCCCCCAAATTCCACCTCATCCTGGGCTCCGACATCGTCTACGACCCCCGAGCCTTCTCCCCGCTCCTTGGCACCCTGCGGCACATCGTGGTGCCCCCGGCCCAGGCGCTGCTCAGCGCCCGCCTGCGGGGGGGCGACGCCGGCGCCTCCCGTTTTCTTCCGCCAGATGTTGCCCCCGTTTTTTCGGGTGCAGCTGCTGCGGCGAGAACCGGAGGGGGACATCGAGATCTACGCGGTGACCCCCCGGcaggagcggggcgggggggcgcAGCCCGTCCTGGGGTCTCTGACGGCGGGGCCGGAGGGGATTAA